A region of the Cryptococcus neoformans var. neoformans B-3501A chromosome 6, whole genome shotgun sequence genome:
GCAAATTTTTAGACATGAAAACGATGACTGACATGGCGATTAGTTTCGTTGGCTTACAAAAGCTATGGCCTGTGCAGTGAGTACCATTTGCTTTTCTCTCTGATCCTTCTGCTACGACTCACCGAAGCTTGAAGAATGGAGGTCGATTATGTTCGAGTATATCGTACGTGACCATTCATTGGACTGTTTGCTCTCACACTCAATGATATGTAGAGGacccaaagaagaagaacataGGCTGTGACCCAGCCGACCGCCCAACGGCGTCATATATCTCCCGGTAAGCAGGAGCGTATAAAAtgcatcatcttctctgaAGACTAACTGAAATGACACAGATTCCCCGAGGCATACTCGAACGCGAATATTGTGAGCATCACTCTGGTCATAAGTGCAGCTCAGGTTGACATGGCGTCAGACAACTTTCGATCAAGTTCCGAATAAGAAACGACCTAAGAACAGTTTGGTTGATCAATGCTAACCAGATTTTATTTGTTTCATTTCCCACAATTTTCAGACCATCAGCATCCTCGTATACCCTTTTACATGGTGTAACAGCTTCCAGGACATTTGGACGACCATGACCGTAgccgaaaaaaaaaatgattACAGGTACATGTCATATACACGATGCATTGAGTGAATTATTATTGTCCAGCATTTAGTTTAATAGGGCCCGTATCTCTTCTTacgtctttcttctttcttgtcCGCTCCAGGCCGACCTGTGGACCCTGCTCCAATGATAGGACCATATCTGggcccttcttcctccatgtcctcgtcttcgtcatcatcgctcTCCTCACTACTTTCAGTTTCAATCtcactttcttcatccatgtgttcatcctcttccctaccatctccaccatcgtCATCAACCTCGGGATCGCCAACTGTCAGCCTCTCTGGCAGAGACGCTAACGAAAAGCCAGCGAGGACACCATCTTCTGACCCAGTATAAAGAGCCTCATTTGCGAGATCATGATATATGGCCCGCACAACATCTTTATGGCCTCTATTGGCACCTGGTccagaaagaaagaaggcggATGGCTTGTAAGAAGATGTCGATGCAGAATGATGTTGGAGGATCATATCGCCCCTTTATTACAGCATTGTCAGCTTTTGGCCCGCCTATCCAAACAAAAATAGTAGACATACTCATTCGTGCCGACGGCAGTCATGGGTGCCCCATCGTTGCTTACACCGAGAGAAGGTATGACGTTTATGAGATAATCGGATTTGTATGTCGTCTTTGACTTGAACTCGTCAAGAGCCGTCTGTGTAATACTGGGTCCTGTTTTGGGAGGTGTGAATGTCTTGAACTTGAACTCCGAAGAGGGATACTGCTTGTGGTCTTGCAGCTGCAGCCCGTATCAGCCAAGGTTCGTACAGGGAATATCGAGCAAGGAAAATCTAACCTCGATTTCTCCAATGTTCCCCCTTCCAGCGCCCCAGAGGCACATTTCGTCCATATCACTTCTTGCCCACACACTCATTTTTCCCTTGTGCATGTACCCGCCCGCATCGGCAATACTTTGCCCCCAGTTTTCCTCCGCTACCAgcgcttcctcctcatcgctCTCCTTCATGTCAGAAAGGGCTACAAGACCATCTGTAGATGCTGATAACAGCAAAGTACTCGGTGTCTTGATTTCAGGGTTGTGAGAAGGGGGCAAAAAAGTGGACGATGAGCGCaagagggaaagatggGTGATATCATCCGAATGGGTAGACGAATGGGTGTATAGAGGTGCAGAAGAATTACGGGAGTCCCAGAAGAGAATGTGTGCCTCGGAAGAAACGAGCTCTGTACCGCCAATGACGAGGCTGTCGTTGGCAGAGGTGGTGAGAGCAGTGACCGGAAGGGGCTTTCGAATGAATGCTGAAGTGACAGTTGTGTTAGCTCTGTGAGCGTTGAGAGGCAAGATTGCGACAGGGCAACCATGTCTGACAAACCTTTGATGGCCGTGGCCTTTTGCCTGCTCCTCTCATCCCACCTGACGATACTTCCATCTACTGCGGCGCTCCATAGCTCCCCTCCGTCGCATGAGACAGAGCTGATGTGACCTGCATGACCGTCTTGGAGGGCTGCGACGGGCTGAAGGGTCTGGTTGTCTGCGATGGTGAGGGATTGGGAGGGATGGCGGAGGACGAGGTGCGGGGtggtgggggagggggTGATGCCGAGGATGTACGGGGCAGCCGAGAGTGGGGCTGAGAGCGTGGCGTACGCGATGGGTGGTGGGGCAGGCATTATTCGAGCTTGTCGCACAAAATAAGTTCGATGAATGTCGAAATTTCAACAATCGTTTTCAATCCTCATTTGTTCTCTCGTGCCTGACTTTTCCCCGGTAGTCGCAATAACAAAATGAACCTTGGCGGTGACGATTGAGGATGAACGATGCAACGTGAAGGACATTCTATGAGCAGCATGTACTATTATCAAACGGATTGTTATCTATGCATGGTCAAAGCAACAAGCGCTCTCTGTAGAGCTCTCTCTAAATAATCCCGTTTTGCACAATGTGTATACACCGTGAATCATCACCAAACGTACTTCTGGTCCCCTGTTTTTTCAAAAGCACCTTATGGCCTACCACCCGCGGCCCTTGCTTGCCTagccttctccacctttgCCTGGTTAGTCTTGGCCACAGCGTACACCACACCAGCGACACCACCAACAGCGATGGCCGAGATGTTACCAAAGTTGGCGGGGTCACCAAAGAACAAGATACCGCTCGCGGCGACAGGCAACTTGTTCAAAGCTCCGACCATACTGTATGTTGTGGAACCAGTGATACGAACACACCAGGCGGTAGAGTATGAAATGAAGACGGCAGCGGCGCCGGAAAAGGCCATGGcggagagaaggagcaCACGGTTGGAAGCAGGGAAGTTGAGGGCAAGAGATTCAGAACCCCAGTCTTCGATGAcaagagagaagacgacaaggatggggatggagagaaggttgTTGTAATACATAGAGTCCCAGTCCTTGAAGCCAGTGACCTTGATTCGCTTTCGCATGAACAAAACCTGTTGGATTGTCAAATATATTGTCAGCTATGCATATCATTCCAAAACAGTGTACGTACGTAGGCAGCAGAGACGAAACAGTTGAGCGCCATCCAAATGTAACCAGCATTAAGGCCACCAATCGTAGATACGGGGCCAACAGTAATCTCGAGACCGGTAATAGGGTCAAGCTCAGGCTCCTTGTTCCACACAGAAGTGATATCGGACCAGGCggcgatgatggaagagccAACCTGGGATATTATCAGCGACATGCCTAGACCTTACTCAATGTACTCACCATGAGAGCAAATGAACAGAGTGTGAGACCACTGACGG
Encoded here:
- a CDS encoding hypothetical protein (Match to ESTs gb|CF185298.1|CF185298, gb|CF185010.1|CF185010, gb|CF184041.1|CF184041) — translated: MSKPFVPTPNISRPATPSSLDYGKDEASSTLLRDMGERGDRERKDREERDKKEAMPSGQDQVLPILSYCAASIMMTVVNKYVVSGANFTMTFLLLAIQSSVCVLAVTTVKKLGFISFRDFDKNDAKAWWPISTLLVAVIYTGSKALQFLSIPVYTIFKNLTIILIAYGEVFMFNGAVSGLTLCSFALMVGSSIIAAWSDITSVWNKEPELDPITGLEITVGPVSTIGGLNAGYIWMALNCFVSAAYVLFMRKRIKVTGFKDWDSMYYNNLLSIPILVVFSLVIEDWGSESLALNFPASNRVLLLSAMAFSGAAAVFISYSTAWCVRITGSTTYSMVGALNKLPVAASGILFFGDPANFGNISAIAVGGVAGVVYAVAKTNQAKVEKARQARAAGGRP